CACGCGGATGGATTCCACCTTGCCCACCGGCACGCCGGCCACCACCACGCTGCTGCCGGTGTTCAGCCCGCTCACGCTGGTGAACCGCGCCTCCAGCATGTAAGTGTCCCCGCCCAGCATGGAGCCGCCGCCCAGCTTCACCGTCAGGTAGGCCACGGCCATGAGGCCAAGGATCACAAAGGCCCCCACGAGAAATTCAAGCTTGGTCTGTTTCATGTGTCTTCAGTTGATAAGGTTGCGCCGCTGCGGATGGCCTGGAGTGAGCGGTCCAGCGCCGCCGTGTTGTCGCGGAAGCCTGTCACCACCGGATCCGCCGATGCCTGAAACTCTGCCGGGCTGCCCTGGAAATGCATTCGACCCTGGTCCAGCAGGGCCACGCGGTCACTGGCAATGAGGGCCTCCGGCACATCATGTGTGACCACCACGGCGGTGAAGCCGAACTGCCGCTGATACCTGGCGATCATCACAAACACCGCGTTCCTCCGCAGCGGATCCAGCCCGGCGGTGGGCTCATCAAAGAGCACCAGCTCCGGCCGGGTGACGATGGCCCTTGCCAATGCGAGCCGCTTTTGCATGCCGCCGGAGAGCTGGCCCGGGTAGCGGTCCTGGTGGGCCTCCAGCTCCAGCTGCTTCAGCGCCTCCAGGCTGCGCTCGCGGATCTCCCTGTCTGGCAGGTCCAGGGTTTGCTCCAGCGGCAGCGCCACATTTTCCAGGGCGGTCAGCGAA
This portion of the Prosthecobacter sp. SYSU 5D2 genome encodes:
- a CDS encoding ATP-binding cassette domain-containing protein, whose translation is MSSSPPDLLLQVQGVHKRFGENIVLAGADLDVPRGSVVTVMGRSGAGKSVFLKCLADVIRPDAGSIRFEGQALGEGEAKTRAEFRRRCSYLFQSNALFDSLTALENVALPLEQTLDLPDREIRERSLEALKQLELEAHQDRYPGQLSGGMQKRLALARAIVTRPELVLFDEPTAGLDPLRRNAVFVMIARYQRQFGFTAVVVTHDVPEALIASDRVALLDQGRMHFQGSPAEFQASADPVVTGFRDNTAALDRSLQAIRSGATLSTEDT